GTCTACGGCACGCTCTGCCTGGCGGCCGGCACGGGGGCCGCGGGGCAGCTGGCGAGCACCGCGTGGTGCACGGGCACGGCGGCGCAGCGCTGGACGCTGACGAGCACCGGCACGCTGCAGAACGCGGCGTCGGGGGCCTGCCTGACGACGGCCAACAACGCGACGGCCAACGACACGCGGGCGGTGCTGGGCGCCTGCACGGCGGCGTCGGCCCGCTGGACCGTGCTGGCGACCCCC
This window of the Roseisolibacter agri genome carries:
- a CDS encoding RICIN domain-containing protein, whose amino-acid sequence is RCLNVAGAATNAGAPVIVYDCAGGVANERWSVGAVGQAQEVRVYGTLCLAAGTGAAGQLASTAWCTGTAAQRWTLTSTGTLQNAASGACLTTANNATANDTRAVLGACTAASARWTVLATP